The following coding sequences are from one Psychrobacter sp. AH5 window:
- the gltB gene encoding glutamate synthase large subunit — protein sequence MSMISSHTHLATPDDFSDNCGFGLIAHIEGQASHDLVKTAIHSLSCMTHRGGVAADGKTGDGCGLLLATPTDFFRTIAAEQKLSISENFAVGMVFTSLDSDKAAYSQQVLNEEISAQGLEVAGWREVPLDLSIVGDIGRETLPDFKQVFVNAADELAAEDFNRKLFVARKKAEQRLRDDELFYVCSLNCQTIIYKGLVMPSDLPAFFLDLQDERLASHIVVFHQRFSTNTLPRWPLAQPFRYLAHNGELNTITGNRNWSEARTPKLKSGKLPNLNELTPLVNSTGSDSSSLDNMLEVLVSGGMNLFHSMSILVPPAWQNVDSMDMDLRAFYEFYSQHMEAWDGPAGLVIQDGRYAVCMLDRNGLRPSRWVTTKNGYITVASEIGVWDYAPKDVIAKGRVGPGQMLVIDTMTGQIMDTKTIATLLKKAHPYRKWLREQATRIRDDERIEEQIASAAYRGERLKALQKMYHITNEERTEIIRPNAENGQEPVGSMGDDTPMAVLSQQIRHVGDFFRQQFAQVTNPPIDPLRESIVMSLQTCLGAQTNIFAPSAKDAHRIILSSPVLSASKMQQIEALDDPAFKMARIDLNYAREQSLDEAIIAICEQVAAAIRSGHPLIVLSDKNIDADKIPANAIMVTGAVHHYLIAEGIRTDANLIIETGLARDSHQVAVLIGFGATCVYPYLAYDVIGDLVATGELLGDPIQARVNFRKGLDKGLLKILSKMGISTVVSYRGAQLFEAVGLSEEVVNLCFKGVQSRIKGATFEDLAADQAQLAANAFKRRAPLDQGGLLKFVFNKEYHAFNPDVINSLHTAVRTGDYDNYQRYADIVNSRPIATLRDLLALKTDNPIDVNEVEDVKNILSRFDSAGMSLGALSPEAHESIAMAMNTIGGRSNSGEGGEDPVRYGTLRNSKIKQVASGRFGVTPAYLRSAEVMQIKVAQGAKPGEGGQLPGGKVNALIARLRYSVPGVTLISPPPHHDIYSIEDLAQLIFDLKQVNPDALVSVKLVSRPGVGTIATGVAKAYADLITISGYDGGTAASPLSSIHHAGSPWELGLAETHQSLRVNGLRDKVRIQTDGGLKTGLDVVKAAILGAESFGFGTTPMIAVGCKYLRICHLNNCPTGVATQKAKLRDEHYIGEAEMLINFFKFVATETREWLALLGVRSMEELVGRTDLLEILEGTTDKQRHLDLTPLLFSHPASSGKAQTCQVERNEPFDKGLLAEQMISDMMLTIRQGLGGDYSYYVGNCDRSIGARISGEIAAQWGNLGMSDMPIKLHLTGTAGQSLGVWNAGGLHIELEGDANDYVGKGMAGGEIVIYPPKDSHFVTKDTAIIGNTCLYGATGGKLYVAGTAGERFGVRNSGVHAVVEGTGDHCCEYMTGGIITVLGRTGLNFGAGMTGGFAYVLDMEGDFFDRCNHELIDLNRISSEQTETHRIYLQQVVESHVAKTGSAWGKTILADFDYYVRKFYLVKPKAASIANLLNTTMADPQ from the coding sequence ATGTCAATGATTTCCTCGCATACTCATCTAGCGACTCCAGATGATTTCTCCGATAACTGCGGTTTTGGTTTGATTGCTCACATTGAGGGACAAGCCAGTCACGACTTAGTAAAAACCGCCATTCATAGTCTAAGCTGTATGACCCATCGCGGCGGTGTGGCAGCGGATGGCAAGACGGGTGATGGCTGCGGCTTATTGCTAGCTACCCCGACTGATTTTTTTAGAACGATTGCTGCTGAACAAAAGCTATCTATCAGTGAGAATTTTGCCGTTGGGATGGTGTTTACTAGCTTAGATAGTGATAAAGCGGCTTATAGTCAGCAAGTGTTAAACGAAGAGATTAGCGCTCAAGGTTTAGAAGTCGCTGGCTGGCGCGAGGTGCCGTTAGATCTTAGTATCGTCGGTGATATCGGCCGTGAGACTTTACCTGACTTTAAACAGGTATTCGTTAACGCCGCTGATGAGCTTGCGGCAGAGGATTTTAATCGTAAGCTGTTTGTGGCGCGCAAAAAAGCCGAGCAGCGCTTGAGAGATGATGAGCTGTTTTATGTCTGCTCGTTAAATTGTCAGACTATTATCTATAAAGGGCTAGTGATGCCCTCGGACTTGCCGGCGTTCTTTTTAGATTTGCAAGATGAGCGTTTGGCCTCGCATATTGTGGTTTTCCATCAGCGTTTCTCCACCAATACCCTGCCGCGCTGGCCTTTAGCGCAGCCCTTTCGCTACTTGGCTCATAATGGCGAGCTCAACACTATCACTGGTAACCGTAACTGGTCTGAGGCGCGTACCCCGAAGCTTAAATCGGGTAAATTGCCTAATTTGAATGAGCTTACCCCGCTGGTGAATAGCACCGGCTCGGACTCATCAAGCCTTGATAATATGCTTGAGGTACTAGTCTCAGGCGGGATGAATCTGTTTCATTCGATGTCTATTCTGGTGCCGCCTGCTTGGCAAAATGTCGATAGCATGGATATGGATCTACGCGCCTTTTATGAGTTTTATTCGCAGCACATGGAGGCGTGGGATGGGCCCGCTGGCCTAGTGATTCAAGATGGTCGTTACGCCGTGTGTATGCTCGATCGTAATGGCCTACGTCCGTCGCGTTGGGTCACCACCAAGAACGGTTATATCACCGTGGCCTCAGAGATTGGCGTTTGGGATTATGCGCCAAAAGATGTGATTGCTAAAGGCCGCGTGGGCCCCGGTCAGATGCTAGTCATCGATACCATGACCGGTCAGATCATGGACACTAAGACCATAGCGACGCTGCTCAAAAAAGCGCATCCCTATCGTAAGTGGCTACGTGAGCAGGCCACGCGTATCCGTGATGATGAGCGTATTGAGGAGCAAATAGCGAGCGCAGCTTATCGCGGTGAGCGCCTAAAAGCGCTACAAAAGATGTATCACATTACCAATGAAGAGCGCACAGAGATCATTCGCCCTAACGCTGAAAACGGTCAAGAGCCTGTCGGCTCTATGGGCGATGATACGCCGATGGCGGTGCTATCGCAGCAGATCCGTCATGTCGGGGACTTTTTTCGTCAGCAGTTCGCGCAGGTCACTAACCCGCCGATCGATCCGCTACGCGAGTCTATTGTCATGTCATTGCAGACTTGTTTGGGTGCTCAGACTAATATCTTTGCGCCTTCGGCTAAAGATGCGCACCGTATTATCTTATCCTCGCCAGTACTATCAGCAAGCAAAATGCAGCAGATCGAAGCCTTGGACGATCCAGCCTTCAAAATGGCGCGTATTGACCTTAATTATGCGCGTGAGCAGTCGCTAGACGAAGCGATTATAGCGATTTGTGAGCAAGTCGCAGCGGCCATTCGTAGTGGTCATCCGCTGATCGTATTATCGGATAAAAATATTGATGCTGATAAAATTCCAGCCAACGCTATCATGGTCACCGGTGCGGTGCATCATTATCTGATTGCTGAGGGTATTCGTACCGATGCCAACTTAATTATTGAGACGGGTTTGGCGCGAGATTCTCATCAAGTCGCGGTGCTCATTGGCTTTGGCGCGACCTGCGTTTATCCGTATTTGGCCTATGATGTCATTGGCGACTTGGTCGCGACAGGTGAGTTATTAGGTGATCCGATTCAGGCGCGAGTCAATTTTCGTAAGGGTCTAGATAAAGGCCTACTAAAGATCCTCTCAAAGATGGGTATCTCAACGGTAGTCTCTTATCGCGGCGCGCAGTTATTTGAAGCGGTAGGTCTCTCTGAAGAGGTGGTCAATCTTTGCTTTAAAGGGGTGCAGAGCCGTATTAAGGGCGCGACTTTTGAGGACTTAGCAGCCGATCAAGCGCAGTTAGCCGCCAATGCCTTTAAGCGCCGCGCGCCACTCGATCAGGGCGGGCTGCTCAAGTTTGTATTTAACAAAGAGTACCACGCCTTTAACCCGGATGTGATTAACAGCTTGCATACGGCGGTGCGTACTGGTGATTATGATAATTATCAGCGCTATGCTGATATAGTGAATAGCCGCCCGATTGCGACTTTACGGGATCTGTTGGCGCTCAAAACCGATAACCCTATCGATGTCAATGAAGTGGAGGACGTAAAAAACATCCTATCGCGCTTTGACTCAGCCGGTATGTCTTTAGGAGCCTTGTCGCCTGAGGCGCATGAGTCGATAGCGATGGCGATGAATACTATCGGCGGACGCTCAAACTCAGGTGAGGGCGGGGAGGATCCTGTACGCTATGGCACTTTGCGTAACTCCAAGATTAAGCAAGTGGCCTCTGGGCGTTTTGGCGTGACGCCTGCCTATTTGCGCTCAGCTGAGGTGATGCAGATCAAAGTGGCACAAGGCGCAAAGCCGGGTGAAGGTGGTCAGCTGCCAGGGGGTAAGGTTAATGCGCTGATCGCGCGTTTGCGTTATTCAGTGCCTGGGGTGACCTTGATCTCACCGCCGCCGCATCATGATATCTATTCTATCGAGGATTTAGCGCAGCTGATTTTTGATCTCAAACAAGTCAACCCTGATGCGCTAGTGTCAGTAAAGCTAGTCTCGCGCCCCGGCGTCGGTACTATCGCTACCGGCGTTGCCAAGGCTTATGCCGATCTGATTACCATCTCAGGTTATGATGGCGGTACCGCCGCATCGCCATTGTCTTCTATTCATCATGCCGGCTCGCCTTGGGAGTTAGGACTGGCAGAGACTCATCAATCGCTACGGGTCAATGGACTACGCGACAAAGTGCGTATCCAAACCGATGGCGGTCTCAAAACGGGTTTAGATGTAGTTAAGGCGGCTATCCTAGGCGCTGAGAGCTTCGGTTTTGGTACCACGCCGATGATTGCGGTCGGCTGCAAGTATTTACGTATCTGTCACTTAAATAACTGCCCGACAGGGGTTGCTACCCAAAAAGCCAAATTGCGCGATGAGCATTATATTGGTGAGGCGGAGATGCTGATTAACTTTTTCAAATTTGTCGCCACCGAAACGCGTGAATGGCTAGCGCTGCTCGGGGTACGTAGTATGGAGGAGCTAGTCGGACGTACCGATTTGCTGGAGATACTCGAGGGCACTACCGACAAGCAGCGCCATTTAGATCTGACGCCGCTGCTATTTAGCCATCCTGCCAGTAGCGGCAAAGCGCAGACTTGTCAGGTCGAGCGTAACGAGCCATTCGATAAAGGACTGCTCGCAGAGCAAATGATTAGCGATATGATGCTGACGATTCGTCAAGGTTTAGGCGGAGATTATAGCTATTATGTCGGCAACTGTGATCGCTCTATTGGCGCGCGTATCTCCGGCGAGATTGCCGCGCAGTGGGGCAATCTAGGCATGAGCGATATGCCTATCAAGCTGCATTTGACGGGTACTGCTGGGCAGAGTCTGGGCGTATGGAACGCGGGCGGCTTGCACATAGAGCTTGAAGGCGATGCCAACGATTATGTCGGTAAAGGCATGGCAGGCGGCGAGATTGTCATTTATCCGCCAAAAGATTCGCACTTTGTCACAAAGGATACCGCTATCATTGGCAATACCTGCCTATATGGTGCTACAGGCGGTAAACTATACGTCGCTGGCACCGCAGGCGAGCGCTTTGGGGTACGTAATTCGGGAGTGCATGCGGTCGTGGAAGGGACAGGCGATCACTGCTGCGAGTACATGACTGGCGGTATCATTACTGTGCTGGGACGTACGGGCCTAAACTTTGGCGCGGGTATGACGGGCGGTTTTGCTTATGTCCTTGACATGGAAGGCGACTTCTTTGATCGCTGTAACCATGAGCTTATCGATCTCAATCGTATCTCAAGCGAGCAGACAGAGACCCATCGTATTTACTTGCAGCAAGTCGTTGAGAGCCATGTGGCCAAAACAGGTAGCGCTTGGGGTAAGACTATCTTGGCAGATTTTGATTACTATGTGCGCAAGTTTTATTTGGTTAAACCCAAAGCGGCGAGTATTGCTAACTTACTTAATACTACCATGGCAGATCCGCAGTAG
- a CDS encoding glutamate synthase subunit beta, producing MAKRLENSFQFLDVPRLEPIKKDIVTRATEFVEIYTPQDTELVANQAHRCLECGNPYCEWKCPVHNYIPNWLKLATEGQIFQAAELCHRTNTLPEVCGRVCPQDRLCEGACTLNDGFGAVTIGNVEKYINDTAFALGWRPDMSNVVWTDKKVAIIGAGPAGLGCADILVRNGVKPIVFDKRPEIGGLLTFGIPEFKMEKDVMRNRRIIFEDMGIEFRLNTEIGTDITIDELMSDYDAVFMGMGTYTYMRGGFAGEQLEGVHDALDYLIANVNRCNDWEKDASEYIDLKGKRVVVLGGGDTAMDCNRTSIRQGAQRVVCAYRRDEENMPGSRREVINAREEGVEFLFNRQPTEIIGLNGNVKGVKVVTTQLGAPDNRGRQRPEPIANSEEIIECDAVIMAFGFRPSPADWFETQQVAMDASGRVVAVEDQTYKFQTKNPKIFAGGDMVRGSDLVVTAIWEGREAAEGILDYLEV from the coding sequence ATGGCAAAACGTTTAGAAAATAGTTTTCAGTTTTTGGATGTTCCCAGATTAGAGCCTATCAAAAAGGACATCGTCACTCGCGCCACTGAGTTTGTAGAGATTTATACGCCGCAAGACACCGAGCTGGTAGCTAACCAAGCGCACCGTTGCCTTGAGTGCGGTAACCCTTATTGTGAGTGGAAATGCCCCGTACATAACTATATTCCCAATTGGCTGAAGCTTGCGACCGAAGGACAAATCTTTCAGGCAGCAGAGCTGTGCCATCGTACCAACACTTTGCCTGAGGTCTGCGGCCGTGTCTGTCCACAAGATAGGCTTTGTGAGGGCGCTTGTACTTTGAACGACGGGTTTGGCGCGGTGACTATCGGTAATGTCGAGAAGTACATCAACGATACCGCCTTTGCTTTAGGCTGGCGTCCTGATATGTCTAATGTGGTCTGGACCGATAAAAAGGTTGCTATTATCGGCGCAGGGCCAGCAGGATTGGGCTGCGCTGATATCTTAGTCAGAAACGGCGTCAAGCCTATCGTCTTTGATAAGCGTCCTGAGATTGGTGGTTTGCTCACCTTTGGTATTCCTGAGTTCAAAATGGAAAAAGACGTTATGCGCAATCGCCGCATTATCTTTGAAGATATGGGCATCGAGTTTCGTCTCAATACCGAAATCGGCACGGACATCACTATCGATGAGCTGATGAGCGATTACGATGCGGTATTTATGGGTATGGGCACTTATACTTATATGCGTGGCGGTTTTGCTGGTGAGCAATTAGAGGGCGTACATGACGCGCTTGATTATTTGATCGCTAATGTTAATCGCTGCAACGACTGGGAAAAAGACGCTAGCGAGTACATCGATCTAAAAGGCAAAAGAGTAGTGGTACTTGGCGGCGGTGATACAGCGATGGACTGTAACCGTACTAGCATTCGCCAAGGGGCCCAGCGCGTCGTTTGTGCTTATCGCCGCGATGAAGAAAATATGCCAGGCTCGCGCCGCGAAGTGATTAATGCTCGCGAGGAGGGCGTTGAGTTCTTATTTAATCGTCAGCCGACTGAGATTATCGGTCTCAATGGCAATGTCAAAGGCGTCAAAGTCGTGACTACGCAATTAGGCGCGCCTGATAACCGTGGTCGTCAGCGCCCCGAGCCGATAGCGAATTCAGAAGAGATTATTGAGTGTGATGCAGTAATTATGGCGTTTGGTTTCCGCCCGAGCCCCGCCGATTGGTTCGAGACTCAGCAAGTTGCGATGGATGCCTCAGGGCGCGTAGTGGCTGTCGAGGATCAGACCTATAAGTTTCAGACTAAGAATCCGAAGATCTTTGCAGGCGGTGATATGGTGCGCGGTTCTGA